In Gadus chalcogrammus isolate NIFS_2021 chromosome 13, NIFS_Gcha_1.0, whole genome shotgun sequence, a single genomic region encodes these proteins:
- the cdkn1a gene encoding cyclin-dependent kinase inhibitor 1 isoform X1, translating into MCKTMETHPSILGLPRKGPTRRSLFGPVDREQLRADCQASLQRDLDEASRRWGYDFVADRPLEQERFHWEAIPSAKVPLPYRPSPQGSDHEEERGVSGVAAGQTEGQTAQPAPEGLSAGTSHDSRECVADEERVPLTAECSAGMEKTPEKDDGVRLKRKQTNITDFYQSKKRVVGKPRKSGQ; encoded by the exons ATG TGTAAAACCATGGAAACGCACCCGTCCATCCTGGGACTGCCCAGGAAGGGCCCCACCCGCCGCAGCCTCTTCGGCCCCGTGGACCGGGAGCAGCTGCGGGCCGACTGCCAGGCGTCCCTCCAGAGGGACCTGGACGAGGCCTCTCGTCGCTGGGGCTATGACTTTGTCGCCGACCGGCCCCTGGAGCAAGAGCGCTTCCACTGGGAGGCCATCCCCAGCGCCAAGGTGCCTCTTCCGTACCGGCCGTCTCCGCAGGGCTCAGACCACGAGGAGGAGCGCGGGGTGTCGGGGGTTGCCGCAGGACAGACCGAAGGACAGACGGCACAGCCCGCCCCCGAGGGGCTCAGCGCTGGGACGTCCCACGACAGCAGGGAGTGCGTGGCGGACGAGGAGAGGGTCCCACTCACGGCAGAGTGCTCCGCCGGGATGGAGAAAACGCCAGAGAAGGACGACGGGGTCAGGCTGAAGAGGAAACAGACCAATATCACCG ATTTCTACCAGTCCAAGAAGCGAGTGGTGGGAAAGCCGAGGAAGTCGGGTCAGTAA
- the cdkn1a gene encoding cyclin-dependent kinase inhibitor 1 isoform X2, which yields METHPSILGLPRKGPTRRSLFGPVDREQLRADCQASLQRDLDEASRRWGYDFVADRPLEQERFHWEAIPSAKVPLPYRPSPQGSDHEEERGVSGVAAGQTEGQTAQPAPEGLSAGTSHDSRECVADEERVPLTAECSAGMEKTPEKDDGVRLKRKQTNITDFYQSKKRVVGKPRKSGQ from the exons ATGGAAACGCACCCGTCCATCCTGGGACTGCCCAGGAAGGGCCCCACCCGCCGCAGCCTCTTCGGCCCCGTGGACCGGGAGCAGCTGCGGGCCGACTGCCAGGCGTCCCTCCAGAGGGACCTGGACGAGGCCTCTCGTCGCTGGGGCTATGACTTTGTCGCCGACCGGCCCCTGGAGCAAGAGCGCTTCCACTGGGAGGCCATCCCCAGCGCCAAGGTGCCTCTTCCGTACCGGCCGTCTCCGCAGGGCTCAGACCACGAGGAGGAGCGCGGGGTGTCGGGGGTTGCCGCAGGACAGACCGAAGGACAGACGGCACAGCCCGCCCCCGAGGGGCTCAGCGCTGGGACGTCCCACGACAGCAGGGAGTGCGTGGCGGACGAGGAGAGGGTCCCACTCACGGCAGAGTGCTCCGCCGGGATGGAGAAAACGCCAGAGAAGGACGACGGGGTCAGGCTGAAGAGGAAACAGACCAATATCACCG ATTTCTACCAGTCCAAGAAGCGAGTGGTGGGAAAGCCGAGGAAGTCGGGTCAGTAA